The nucleotide sequence GATCTCGACGGTCTCGGAGACATGGTCGTAGCCGTTCTCGTGGTCGCGGATGCCGATGCGGACATCGCGGTCGCGGCTGGACTGGGAGGCGCGCACGCGGTCGACCGCGCGGCGGTGGGCCATGGTGAGCACCCACGTGGTCGCTGCGCCCTTGGCGGGATCGAAGCGCGAAGCGGACTGCCAGATCTCCAGGAAGATCTCCTGCGTGACCTCCTCCGACTGCGCGTGGTCGACGAGGAGTCGGCGGACGAGTCCGAGGACGCGGGGAGCGAGCTGGTCGTAGAGCTCCGAGAAGGCACGCCGGTCGCCCTGGGCGACGCGGCCGAGGAGCGACTCCTTCGACTCGGGGTCCGCCGGCCCTGGGAGGTCGGGACGCTCGATCGATGAAGGCACGAGCCCCAGCATCTCAGACCCGCGAGCGAACCGCATGCAGGCAGGGCGGGGCCCGCCTGGCCTGGGTGGTGCTGCGGGGAGGTCATGTGGTGCTTTCCGGTCGTGGTGCGGATGGATGGGGAGCCGATCCGCGGGCATGCGGTGCCCCGCATCAGCCGGGATCCCGCGGTGCGGGACATCTGGGATGGCCGGGCGGCCTGCCACGCGGGCAGGACCCGACCGATGCGGGTCGCACCCTCGCGGGTGACGGATGAGAGGCGGGTGAGCGCCTCACGATGACTCTTCGGCGCGAGTCGCGTCACGGATTGGTCACAGACCGTGGGGATTCGGCGGCGCGGACGCGGGGAGCTCGGCCGCTCGCACGGGGGCCGTCCCTCCGCGGAGGAGGGGAAGGGAGATGAGGAGCCGGGCCGCAGGACGCCTCTCGGCGCGAGGCCGCTCGGAGCGGCGAATATTGGTACCCGGGAGTACTGCGGCCCGACCAGGATCCACTGTAACCGAGTCGGCGCGGGCTGTCGTCCCGGGGATCGCGCTCACAGTGAACGGGCGGATCCGCGGGCGGGACGGGTCAGTCGAGGCGGTCGCTCCGCCAGAGCCGGGCGCACTGCACGAGGTCGGCGGCCATCTGCGAGAGGCGCAGGGCGCGCGTGGTGAGGTCGCCCGCGCGCTCGGGCGACGCCGTCGCGTCGAGG is from Clavibacter sp. A6099 and encodes:
- a CDS encoding sigma-70 family RNA polymerase sigma factor — its product is MLGLVPSSIERPDLPGPADPESKESLLGRVAQGDRRAFSELYDQLAPRVLGLVRRLLVDHAQSEEVTQEIFLEIWQSASRFDPAKGAATTWVLTMAHRRAVDRVRASQSSRDRDVRIGIRDHENGYDHVSETVEISIEHERVKKAMTKLTEIQRQAVSLAYYGGYSHSEVASMLDVPIGTVKTRLRDGMIRLRDEMGVAS